The DNA sequence TGTTTGAATCAAATATGGAAATAAGAGCATTTGAAATGGTGCAAAACAGGTTGTGGTGAAACCAGTCTAGTTGTTTAAAACTTGTTTTTGAAAGCTTCAATGGTTTCAACTAAAAATGTATGTCTCTGTCCGTTTATGATTTGTGTTAACGTTCTGGAACTTTTTCCAACTGTCCTTCCAGCATTGTAAATGATCTCCACATGTTCACTGTGAAAGTGCTCCAGAATCTCATAATCacttccttctctctcacactgtcAGTATCTTCACTTGATCAATAGGCCGACAGCTGTATCTCTCCACCCttgttcaaaacatattttacaagCAGATGCATAAGCCAAGTCCTGTCATCAGGTGTTTGCTTCCAGCCCAGCAGACTGTGACCAGTTCTCACCTACAGGGGGCACTTACGTATTCAATTCAATACAGTTTGACATTTCTAAATAACACAATGACCAAACCGGCTGCACATGTATAACCGTGCGTACGTTGAGTTGGTCTAATCCCCACCAGATGCGACCAGGACACGccggttgaaatatcaaaactctGATAAAAAATTGTGTGTTCTcaactccgacaattaatccacagataaaaggggaaacctagttagtttctagtaatctctcctccttcagtcttctgtggcaaccaactttaaggtgcattactgcAACCAAcaggactggagtgtggacttcatctttcaatcacccatgtgggtatatgctcctaaaaaccaatgagtagATGGGAGAAGCGGGACTTTCAGCGTGTCAAGTGTCTAACATAGAACCATGCTacattttagcgcctggctacgcagatgctcgcgagcagtttggatgaaatgattgaaTGTGTAAATTGCAACACGGCCAGTATGTAAAAGTTTTCCAACATATTAAATACTAGACTACCTTCTTGGGATAAATATTTCCTTTTAATTCATCTGAGAAAATAATAAAATGGAAGCATTTGAATGCATCTCATAGTAAACAGACAGGAAATacaaaaatatagataaaatatTCTAATTTAGAATTGTTTTTTCTTCAAAAAGGATGTTAATTATGTCTCTTTGGATCAACATATGGACAGTATATTTTTTGGATCTGATATATTTGCAAAACATTTATTTAGCAAGTTTCCCCATCCAGCAATCAACCCATTTTGTTCCGTTAATGTCCATTCATAAGTACCAACTCTCCACCCGCCCAACCATCCCTCAGCTAATCTTCAGAAACATTTTCCCCCACGCCTCAAAACAACCCCTCCTTAACCCAGCCCTCCCCAGTCTGTCCCTGGCTCATTAGATTGTGGTTTTCCCCCTTCCTCCCAGTCCCATATCACTCTCCCATATCAATCTCCTGGTGGCGTTTAGAAGGTGGCACTAGGTGTTCCGGAAGCTTCCCCGGCAGCTCATGCCCCTCCAGCTTCACCTTGATCAGGTGATTGGCCAACGCAAACTCCTCGTCGTCCAGGTAACCATCCTTATCCACGTCGGCCAGCTTCCAGATCTTGCCCAGGACCGTGTTGGGCAGCTTGGACTTCACCATCTCCTTCTTGGCTGCCGCGCCCGACACTTTACCATTGATCGGCGACAGCGTGTAGAAAATCTCATCGTATGAGGGTTTGTCCTTGCCCACCACCCACTCCAGCTCGTCGATGCCTTCCCCGGCTCCCTCTCCGTAGCCGTGGCCGAAGGGGCCGGACATGGTGCCCTCGAAGGCGCCTCCGTGGACAGCCTGGCTGGGCATGGCGGCTTCCTCCTGGCGGACCAGGGTCATGAGGCGGGCGATGTCGTTGGCCAACATGTCCTCCACAGCCTCTAGCAGCTTGGGCTTCATGGTAGAGAACTTAGAGAAGTCGTGGCCAGCCAGGAGCTCCTacagagatgaaggagaggggagatgtaTACTATGTTATGTTAAAGGTCTGATGTCATTAATAAAGAATGTGTTCATCATTGGATGGTCTTCATTTCTTTAACAACATAATATGGAGGACAGGATAACACttcagtttgtagagtcacatTCATTAACCtctggtgtggatgtgtgtacgGAAACTATACCATCAACTTTTCTCTGAGGAAACAAAGGCTAAACTAGATATGGATTCAGAGGCTCCATCTCACCTGCATCTTCTTGAGTTTAGGGAAGTCTCCAGGGGAGATCTGATGTTCCCTCTCTATCTTCAGGTACGTCTCTCCCAGGTTGGCGATCAGCTCCTTCTTCTTGTTCTCCTTCCCAAACACACTGGGCATCTCCTTCTTCAGAGAGCTGATGATGTAGGCATGGACCTGGACAAGGGTTCAAAGGTCACACAACCTTTAGAAACAAGCTATCGACCCAGACTGATATTCTGCCATAATAAACCTAAAGATGTAGGCATGGACAAGGGTTCAAACATCCTTTAGAAACTACCGGTTGACCCACAACAAAATACTACTAACTTTAACTCTGCTAAAGTGCCCTCTTGGATATTCCATCACACCTTCCCTACACCCATCTGGGAACCCTCCCCCATCCCGTCTCACCTTAGCCAGCCGTGCCCTCTTGATGAGGTCATTGAGTTTCCGTATCGCTGCATTCCGGGGAAGCCCCTGGATGTCCTGGAACAAGTCCTGTTCCTCAGCCTCAAACAGCTTCCTGTTGTCAGGGATCAGGAGAGGCTGGGCCCAGAACGACCCGATGTacaccctcaccacctgaggaCCACAATACAAACggcctctcactgtcaactgtgtttcttttcagcaaacttgacattacaagattcaacaacagacataaactgaacaagttccacagacatgtgactaacagaaattgaataatgtgtccctgaacaaaagggggggggactaaatcaaaagtaacagtcattatctggtgtggccaccagctgcattaagtactgcagtgcatctcctcctcatggactgcaccatatttgccagttcctgctgcacctgcaagttcccggacatttctgtggggggaatgggatccgggctcttcactggccatggcagaacactgacatttctatcttgcaggaaatcatgcacagaatgagcagtatggctggtggcattgtcatgctggagggtcatgtcaggcttagcctgcaggaagggtaccacatgagggaggagaatgtcttccctgtaacgcacagcattgagattgcctgcaatgacaacaagctcagtctaatgatgctgtgacacaccgccccagaccatgacggaccctacacctccaaatcgatcccgctccagagtacaagcctcggtgtaacgctcattccttggacgataaacgtgaatctgacTCATCCCtgttgagacaaaaccgtgactcgtcagtgaagagcactttttgtcagtcctgtctggaacagcgatggtgggtttgtgcccataggcgacgttgttgccggtgatgtctggtgaggacctgccttacaacaggcctacaagccctcagtccagcctctctcagcctattgcggacagtcagagcactgatggagggattgtgcattcctggttctggtaggtgtgatgttcggatgtaccgatcctgtgcaggtgtcgttacacgtggtctgccactgcgaggacgatcagctgtccgtcctgtctccctgtagggctgtcttaggcgtctcacagtacggacattgcaatttattgccctggccacatcagcagtcctcatgcctccttgcagcatgcctaaggcacattcacacagatgagcagagaccctgggcatctttctttttgtgtttttccagagtcagtagaaaggcctctttagtgtcctaagttctcataactgtgaccttaattgtctaccatctgtaagctgttagtgtcttaacgaccgttccacaggtgcatgttcattaattgtttatggttcattgaacaagcatgggaaacagtgtttaaaacctttacaatgaagatctgtgaagttatttggatttttatgaattatctttggaagacagggtcctgaaaaagagacgtttctttttttgctgagtttatgtacacacacacacacacacacacacacacacacacacacacacacacacacacacacacacacacacacacacacacacacacacaaaagttgggatcacttagaaatgtccttgtttttgaaagaaaagcacatttgtccagtaaaataacatcaaattgatcagaaatacagtgtagacattgttgtaaatgactattgtagctggaaatgggtGATTTTTTATggtatatctacataggcgtacagagacccattatcagcaaccatcactcctgtgttccagtggcacattgtgttagttaatccaagtttatcattttaaaaatggCTAATTGAtatttagaaaacccttttgcaattatcttagcacagctgaaaactgttgtgctaattgaagaagcaataaaactggccttctttagactagttgagtatctggacgatcagcatttgtgggttcgattactggctgaaaatggccagaaataaagactttcttctgaaactcatcagtctattcttgttctgagaaattaaggctattccatgcaagaaattttGAAGAAATTGAAGagctcatacaacgctgtgtactactcccttcacagaacgaactggctctaaacagaatagaaagaggagtgggaggccccggtgcacaactgagcaagaggacaagtacattaatatctagtttaagaaacagacgcctcacaaatcctcaactgccagcttccttaaatagtacccgcaaaacaccaatctcaacgtcaacagtgaagaggcgactccgggatgctggccttctaggcagagttgcaaagaaaaagccatttctcagaataaaaagaaaatattgtCCATtgtggccccaaacttttgaacagtagtgtatatgccatttagcacaCCTTTGTCCAAAGCGACTTAGTAGTGTGGGTGACCCCAGAGAGAACACAATGGAACTAAGTTGTTAGACTTTACTGTTTCTTTTATCCTtaaatgttgttttgttttgttgtcatCCGACAGCTAAGGCAACTCTATATGTATTTAAAAATGTCTGCATCTGATATGGCACCCTACTCCCAATATAGAGTTCCTTTTGATTGTGGgaaagtagtgtattatatagggaaagtagtgtattatatagggaaagtagtgtattatatagggaaagtagtgtactatataaggaaagtagtgaactatataaggaaagtagtgtactatataaggaaagtagtgaactatataaggaaagtagtgaactatataaggaaagtagtgaactatataaggaaagtagtgtactatataaggaaagtagtgaactatataaggaaagtagtgaactatataaggaaagtagtgaactatataaggaaagtagtgaactatataaggaaagtagtgaactatataaggaaagtagtgaactatataaggaaagtagtgaactatataaggaaagtagtgaactatataaggaaagtagtgtactatataaggaaagtagtgaactatatagggaatagggtgcgatttcaGGCACATCTTTGtcgaaataaaacaaataataagtCACCTCGGGGGTGTTGATGATCTTCCCCAGCGACCACATGAGGGCACCGTAAACCCTCATCAGCTGCTGCGTGTTGATCTGGTCAGCCTTGTTCAGCACCACGCGCATCTTGTCCTCGTGGTTCTTCAGGGCGCGGATCACCTCAGAGAACTCGTCTGAGATGTCCAGCTTGTGGGCGTCAAACAGGAGGATGATGCGGTCCACACGCTCCGCAAACCACTCCAGTACTGCTGCAAAGTCATAACCTGTGGAGCGGCAAGGCGGGTTACGCTGGATTCACACAGTCTGGACTGTCTATCAGCAAGACTTATGTTAAGGAGGAACCCCAAATGAGATTGTGGGGAGAAAGATGAcaaaatgaataggaaaagtGGATATTGGGTTTTGATGGTgtgggttgtggtgtattgtggctAACATGACCCTATAATGGACAACACTACTGATGGACATACTGAAAGTATAGAACCTATGCAGCATGTTTCAAAACGTCTCTGATTCTGTCCAAATATTCAAACGTGTTCAGTGCCATCCTCTTTAGCCTATTTAAAAAACAACAGGAAACAGAGGAGTCTGAAAAGCAATAGGAACAGAGAGGCTTTTTCCTTTTCTGAACAGAAGCCTGGGGAGTTCTGGCGCAGCGAGCCGAGGCTCTTTAAAAATACAAAGGAAGAGAAATAGAGGGGGGAATTATGGTTTTGATTAGTGCCGTCATCTGATCGGAGAAGAATGCAGGCAGTCAGTCTAAAAAGCTAATCTACGCAGCTGGCCACACAATCAGCACCAGATCTGCTGCACACGCATTCCAGGAGTAGgctttgtgcatgtgtgtgtcaggggGGTGGGAGGGGCAGTGGAaagagtgagtgggagagaaCAAATGCGAGCAAGAGAAAGTGAGTGAAAGAGACAGaatcacagacagagaggagaaagggaaatCATAACACTAGCATAtcaaaacaggagagagagagagagatgggggagacggagagagatgggggaatcTGGGAATCTGAAAGTCAGAGGCCTGTGGGATTTAGAGGACATTCTTTCCATCAAATGGAGTTTGAAACAACTGTCTCCACACAATGACTACTGCACCACTCTCTCCAGTCTACCAACAACTGTTGCTTCTAACACGCACAATACCAGCTCCCGGCCCTGTCATACACCCGATGAACAATagtcagctctgtgtgtgtgtgtgtgtaatgatagTGGTCTGAGGTATGTATGTGGTATTGAAGTAAAGCATTTCACCCCCCAAGGCTAAATAGAGTCATCTTGACACACATAGATGTATGCATTTACACActttccctctgctcctcctctcattGCTCTTAGCTATGTTTATCTCTCATACgttccctctgctcctcctctcataGCTCTTAGCTATGTTAATCTCTCTCATACTTTCCCTCTGCTCCTCATCTCATAGCTTTTAGCTATGTTTA is a window from the Oncorhynchus clarkii lewisi isolate Uvic-CL-2024 chromosome 14, UVic_Ocla_1.0, whole genome shotgun sequence genome containing:
- the LOC139366459 gene encoding EH domain-containing protein 1-like — encoded protein: MFRTRDKKTPEPFQDVSQGLKKLYRTKLFPLEDSYQFHDFHSPALEDADFDNKPMVLLVGQYSTGKTTFIRHLMEQDFPGMRIGPEPTTDSFIAVMHGDQDGMIPGNALVVDPKKPFRKLNAFGNAFLNRFTCAQMSNPVLESISIIDTPGILSGEKQRISRGYDFAAVLEWFAERVDRIILLFDAHKLDISDEFSEVIRALKNHEDKMRVVLNKADQINTQQLMRVYGALMWSLGKIINTPEVVRVYIGSFWAQPLLIPDNRKLFEAEEQDLFQDIQGLPRNAAIRKLNDLIKRARLAKVHAYIISSLKKEMPSVFGKENKKKELIANLGETYLKIEREHQISPGDFPKLKKMQELLAGHDFSKFSTMKPKLLEAVEDMLANDIARLMTLVRQEEAAMPSQAVHGGAFEGTMSGPFGHGYGEGAGEGIDELEWVVGKDKPSYDEIFYTLSPINGKVSGAAAKKEMVKSKLPNTVLGKIWKLADVDKDGYLDDEEFALANHLIKVKLEGHELPGKLPEHLVPPSKRHQEIDMGE